A section of the Rossellomorea marisflavi genome encodes:
- a CDS encoding CopG family ribbon-helix-helix protein, translating to MSESSATTEILIRLPQQLVTELDGFADQENVNRNEFIYRATKMYLRERKKRHLRESMRRGYMEMAKINLAIASEAIQAEYEAEHTVERLVSGG from the coding sequence GTGTCTGAATCCAGCGCAACAACGGAAATTTTGATTCGTCTTCCGCAACAGCTCGTCACAGAACTGGACGGCTTTGCAGATCAGGAAAATGTGAATCGCAATGAGTTTATTTATCGTGCTACTAAAATGTATTTAAGAGAGCGTAAGAAACGACATCTGCGTGAATCCATGAGACGAGGCTATATGGAAATGGCTAAGATCAATCTCGCCATCGCTTCGGAAGCAATCCAGGCAGAATATGAGGCAGAACATACAGTCGAACGCTTAGTAAGCGGAGGTTAA
- a CDS encoding LolA family protein — translation MNKKLVVLVLAVLTVLMLAACGEKSKEDVTKDLKSKVEDLKGYKADAKMTLQVGEDPQTYEVEVWHNDPNYYRVSLKNEAKDQSQMILRNEEGVFVLTPALNKSFRFQSDWPSNSSQAYLYESLVKDVLEDKNATFKETKDHYVFNTKTRYQNNQMLPTQEITFNKKDLTPVSVNVMDSDKNSLVKVEFSKMDVKAAFDKKDFDMKKNMTGAQLEIPVSGNVEEKELSVLYPTDGISGSELVDEQEVATKDGKRVVLTYDGEKSFTIIQEQTTSVPTMTVSTSLQGEVVDLGFTVGAMTDQSITWTHDGVDYMLASKSLTQDEMVTIARSVQGSMVK, via the coding sequence ATGAACAAGAAACTGGTGGTGCTCGTGCTGGCCGTACTGACCGTATTGATGCTGGCCGCATGTGGGGAAAAGTCCAAAGAGGATGTAACCAAGGATCTCAAATCGAAAGTGGAAGATCTGAAAGGCTATAAGGCAGATGCCAAAATGACCCTTCAAGTCGGGGAAGATCCACAGACGTATGAAGTGGAAGTATGGCATAATGATCCGAACTATTACAGGGTATCCCTGAAGAATGAGGCCAAAGACCAGAGCCAGATGATCCTGCGGAATGAAGAGGGCGTCTTCGTCCTGACGCCTGCATTGAACAAGAGCTTCCGCTTCCAGAGCGACTGGCCGTCCAACAGCAGTCAGGCCTATCTATATGAATCACTCGTGAAGGATGTCCTGGAAGACAAGAATGCTACATTCAAAGAAACGAAAGACCATTACGTCTTTAATACAAAGACGCGCTATCAGAACAATCAAATGCTTCCTACCCAGGAAATCACCTTCAATAAAAAAGATCTCACACCGGTATCTGTGAACGTCATGGATTCCGATAAGAATTCCTTGGTGAAGGTCGAGTTCTCCAAGATGGACGTGAAGGCTGCGTTTGATAAGAAGGATTTCGACATGAAGAAGAACATGACGGGTGCACAGCTTGAGATTCCAGTGAGCGGCAACGTGGAAGAGAAGGAACTCTCCGTCCTTTACCCTACTGATGGAATCTCAGGATCAGAGCTTGTGGATGAGCAGGAAGTCGCAACGAAAGACGGCAAGCGGGTCGTCCTGACATATGATGGGGAGAAATCCTTTACCATCATCCAGGAACAAACTACATCGGTTCCGACCATGACGGTTTCGACATCCCTTCAAGGTGAAGTAGTGGACCTCGGCTTCACGGTAGGGGCCATGACCGATCAGTCCATCACCTGGACCCATGACGGTGTGGATTATATGCTTGCATCAAAGAGCCTGACGCAGGATGAGATGGTGACCATCGCCCGGTCCGTGCAAGGTTCCATGGTAAAATAA
- a CDS encoding rhomboid family intramembrane serine protease: protein MFVRTESFSQFLKKYPVISVIVSIHLILYLISSLPIFPQMWVYEQLAGINLFIRDGEWWRLITPIFVHMGFSHVLFNSFSLVLFGPALEEHLGKWKFTALYLVSGIFANIITYVSQPLSYSHVGASGAIFGLFGYYLAMIATRNAFITRESRQVILPIVIIGLIMTFTQSGINITAHLFGLIAGFLIGFIAGRK from the coding sequence ATGTTTGTTAGGACGGAAAGCTTCTCTCAGTTCCTGAAGAAATACCCTGTCATTTCTGTTATTGTATCCATCCACCTGATCCTGTATTTGATCAGTTCCCTCCCCATTTTCCCTCAAATGTGGGTGTACGAACAACTCGCAGGCATCAACCTGTTCATACGGGACGGTGAATGGTGGCGCCTGATCACGCCGATATTCGTCCATATGGGCTTCTCCCACGTCTTATTCAATTCATTTTCCCTCGTTCTCTTCGGTCCGGCACTTGAAGAACATCTCGGAAAATGGAAATTCACCGCCCTCTATCTCGTGAGCGGCATCTTCGCCAATATCATCACCTACGTCAGTCAGCCTCTCTCTTACAGCCATGTAGGTGCTTCCGGAGCGATATTCGGATTATTCGGCTATTATCTGGCCATGATCGCGACGAGGAATGCCTTCATCACCCGTGAGAGCAGGCAGGTGATCCTGCCGATCGTCATCATCGGGTTGATCATGACCTTCACCCAATCCGGGATCAATATCACGGCCCACCTCTTCGGCCTCATCGCCGGGTTCCTCATCGGCTTCATTGCCGGGAGAAAGTAG
- the alr gene encoding alanine racemase, producing the protein MDTLFFRDTWAEINLDHVSENVMNFKKHIPDNVKMLAVVKANAYGHGYEQIARAALDSGADGLAVAFLDEALLLRKAGIHTPILVLGASRPEDAGTAADHGVSLTVYTKEWLEEASLYTGKRLNLHVKCDTGMGRIGVRDSQELLEITDVISAHEHFHFEGVFTHFATADELDETYADTQLETFRSMIGQLPQLPEYVHSSNSAATLRRKDALFNTVRVGISLYGLTPSREMQPHLPFELKEVLSLKTKLIHVKEMDEGEKVSYGATYETGNKEWIGTLPIGYADGWIRKLQGQEVLIGGRRAPIVGRICMDQCMVRLTGPVKTGEPVTLIGRQGDEHIPADELADKLDTINYEVTCMIAARVPRVYTRGGAVVEVSNHLL; encoded by the coding sequence TTGGATACCCTTTTCTTCAGAGATACGTGGGCCGAAATCAATCTGGACCATGTAAGTGAAAACGTCATGAACTTTAAAAAACATATACCGGATAATGTGAAGATGCTCGCCGTCGTAAAAGCGAATGCCTATGGGCACGGATACGAACAGATTGCAAGGGCCGCACTCGACTCGGGGGCGGACGGACTTGCCGTCGCTTTCCTTGACGAAGCATTGCTTCTTCGAAAAGCGGGCATCCATACCCCGATTCTTGTTCTTGGTGCTTCAAGGCCGGAGGATGCAGGAACTGCAGCGGACCATGGAGTATCCCTAACTGTCTATACGAAGGAATGGCTTGAAGAGGCTTCCTTATACACGGGGAAACGCCTGAATCTCCATGTGAAATGTGATACAGGCATGGGGAGGATCGGCGTGAGGGACTCACAAGAGCTGCTCGAGATCACAGATGTGATCAGCGCCCATGAACACTTCCATTTCGAAGGGGTGTTCACCCACTTCGCGACGGCAGATGAACTGGATGAAACGTATGCCGATACGCAGCTTGAAACCTTCCGCTCCATGATCGGTCAGCTTCCTCAGCTTCCCGAGTACGTGCACTCTTCCAACAGTGCCGCCACACTCCGGCGGAAGGATGCCCTTTTCAACACCGTCAGGGTCGGGATCAGCCTCTACGGTCTTACTCCCTCACGCGAGATGCAGCCTCATCTCCCCTTTGAGTTGAAGGAAGTGCTCTCTCTTAAGACGAAACTCATCCATGTGAAAGAAATGGACGAAGGAGAGAAAGTCAGCTACGGTGCCACTTATGAAACAGGGAACAAGGAATGGATCGGCACACTCCCGATCGGGTATGCCGATGGATGGATCAGAAAGCTTCAGGGTCAGGAAGTCCTGATCGGCGGCCGCAGGGCTCCCATCGTCGGCAGGATCTGCATGGACCAGTGCATGGTCAGGCTTACCGGTCCGGTGAAGACGGGGGAACCCGTCACGCTCATCGGCCGCCAGGGGGATGAGCATATACCCGCCGATGAACTGGCAGATAAGCTTGATACGATTAACTATGAGGTGACCTGCATGATCGCCGCGCGCGTCCCGAGAGTCTATACGAGAGGCGGCGCCGTTGTCGAAGTATCCAATCATCTTCTGTAA
- a CDS encoding type II toxin-antitoxin system PemK/MazF family toxin has protein sequence MIVKRGDVYFADLSPVVGSEQGGVRPVLVIQNDIGNRFSPTVIVAAITAQIQKAKLPTHVEIDSKRYGFERDSVILLEQIRTIDKQRLTDKITHLDDEMMEKVDDALQISVGLIQF, from the coding sequence TTGATTGTAAAGCGTGGTGACGTATATTTTGCAGACCTTTCTCCTGTTGTTGGGTCGGAACAAGGAGGCGTCCGGCCGGTCCTTGTCATTCAAAACGATATAGGGAACAGGTTCAGTCCCACTGTTATTGTCGCTGCTATCACTGCTCAGATCCAAAAAGCGAAGTTGCCTACCCATGTCGAAATTGATTCCAAACGGTACGGCTTTGAACGTGATTCCGTAATCTTGCTCGAACAGATCAGGACCATCGATAAACAGCGTCTGACCGATAAGATCACACACCTGGACGACGAAATGATGGAAAAAGTCGATGACGCCCTCCAGATTAGTGTTGGTCTCATACAATTTTAA
- the acpS gene encoding holo-ACP synthase, with product MIKGIGLDIVELHRIKDMIDRQPKFPGRILTETERESFESLSDRRKVEFLSGRFAAKEAFAKAVGTGIGKELSFHDIEIEKDERGKPHIVKPAGLKVHLSITHSRDFAAAQVVLED from the coding sequence ATGATTAAAGGAATCGGATTGGATATCGTCGAGTTGCACCGCATCAAAGATATGATCGACCGTCAGCCCAAATTCCCTGGGCGCATTTTGACGGAAACGGAACGGGAGTCGTTTGAATCCCTGTCTGATAGAAGGAAGGTGGAATTCCTTTCCGGACGCTTTGCAGCAAAAGAGGCATTCGCCAAGGCCGTGGGCACGGGCATCGGGAAGGAATTGTCTTTCCATGATATCGAGATTGAGAAGGATGAAAGGGGGAAACCCCATATCGTCAAGCCTGCTGGACTGAAGGTACATCTCTCAATCACCCACAGCCGGGACTTTGCGGCGGCACAGGTCGTATTGGAAGATTGA
- a CDS encoding PH domain-containing protein, with protein sequence MMSEYKRLHPISAIVNFMKQVKEMIIPIVVLLFVNGSGSGGGFWRYMPVISMVTVLVLVLGAGIIKWMRFTYRLEDGELRIEHGLFVKKKRYIPYDRIQSLNFSEGILHRPFGLVKVKVETAGSSSDKKSEAELTAILKEEAIQIEKTIFKEKERLSESPEAVVEEKPDRQEEIFKMSGKDLLMLGLTSGGVWVILSGVGAFLSQFDDFIPFEEIYEGASGYIRGGVLIIGILAFVGLFIAWLLSLVWTFVVYGDFRIRLTDENIIINRGLLEKKQVTVPFKRVQGIRIIENPVRQLLGYCSVQIENAGGSALEKDSSSIKLFPIVRKREVENLLAEIFPDYSVETEFNRLPVRSIRKYMIRAAAVGVIPTVVVSIFLWPYGMWGLILVALLAFLGYRQHRSGGWKLSESQLSLQYRTFSKSTVFLKKNRIQSLDRQETWFQSRMDLSTLRTTVKSGDAGYKSTLRDLEQKDMKQIEMWYSYEE encoded by the coding sequence ATGATGTCTGAGTACAAGCGGCTGCACCCCATCTCGGCCATCGTCAACTTCATGAAACAAGTGAAGGAAATGATCATCCCGATCGTCGTCCTCTTGTTCGTGAACGGTTCGGGAAGCGGCGGGGGTTTCTGGAGATACATGCCCGTCATTTCCATGGTAACGGTCCTCGTCCTTGTCCTTGGTGCCGGGATCATCAAGTGGATGCGGTTCACCTATCGCCTGGAAGACGGGGAACTGCGGATCGAACACGGTTTATTTGTGAAAAAGAAGCGGTATATCCCCTATGACCGGATCCAGAGCCTGAACTTCTCGGAAGGGATCCTGCATCGCCCGTTCGGACTAGTGAAGGTAAAGGTGGAGACCGCCGGTTCTTCATCTGATAAAAAATCGGAGGCGGAACTGACGGCGATCCTCAAGGAAGAAGCTATTCAGATCGAGAAGACGATCTTTAAAGAAAAAGAACGCCTATCCGAATCCCCGGAAGCCGTCGTCGAAGAGAAGCCTGACCGTCAGGAGGAAATCTTCAAGATGTCCGGGAAGGATCTGCTGATGCTCGGTTTGACGTCTGGCGGAGTCTGGGTCATCTTGTCGGGTGTCGGAGCTTTCCTTTCACAGTTTGATGACTTCATTCCGTTTGAAGAGATTTACGAAGGAGCTTCAGGCTACATCAGGGGAGGGGTCCTCATCATCGGGATCCTGGCATTCGTCGGCCTGTTCATTGCCTGGCTGCTTTCACTCGTGTGGACCTTCGTTGTGTACGGGGACTTCCGAATCCGGCTCACCGATGAAAACATCATCATCAATCGGGGGCTGTTGGAAAAGAAGCAAGTGACGGTACCGTTCAAGCGCGTGCAGGGAATCCGTATCATCGAGAACCCCGTGCGTCAGCTCCTTGGTTACTGTTCCGTCCAGATTGAAAATGCCGGGGGCTCCGCCCTTGAAAAGGACAGCTCGAGTATCAAGCTGTTTCCGATCGTAAGGAAAAGGGAAGTGGAGAACCTTCTTGCCGAGATTTTCCCGGATTACTCCGTAGAGACCGAATTCAATCGGCTTCCTGTCCGTTCAATCAGGAAATATATGATCCGTGCGGCCGCGGTCGGTGTCATCCCGACGGTCGTGGTATCGATCTTTCTCTGGCCCTATGGGATGTGGGGGCTGATCCTTGTGGCGCTCCTTGCGTTCCTTGGATACCGGCAGCACCGGTCCGGCGGATGGAAGCTCAGCGAAAGCCAGTTGTCCTTGCAATATCGGACCTTTTCAAAAAGCACGGTCTTTTTGAAAAAGAACCGTATCCAGTCGCTTGACCGGCAGGAAACGTGGTTTCAATCACGCATGGACTTAAGTACATTGCGGACGACCGTGAAGTCGGGTGATGCCGGGTACAAGAGCACGCTCAGGGACCTCGAACAAAAAGATATGAAGCAGATTGAAATGTGGTATTCCTACGAAGAATAA
- a CDS encoding PH domain-containing protein, with product MKDGPRNRISPKALSVWRIYGGIETLIALVVAGGVITLTVLFDWPVWISVVAGVAAVILAYIQIKLVPDVRWKRWRYEVREQEIELQRGIFIIKRTLVPMVRVQHVDTVQGPILKKYGLSTITISTAATVHEIPALDTEEADGLRDSISQLARVAEDDV from the coding sequence ATGAAAGATGGACCACGTAACAGGATTTCACCAAAGGCTCTCAGTGTGTGGAGGATTTATGGTGGGATCGAAACCTTGATCGCACTCGTCGTCGCAGGTGGGGTCATTACACTAACCGTTCTATTCGACTGGCCGGTATGGATTTCCGTCGTTGCGGGAGTCGCAGCCGTCATTCTTGCATACATACAGATCAAACTTGTTCCCGATGTCAGGTGGAAGCGCTGGCGCTATGAAGTGAGGGAGCAGGAAATCGAGCTTCAAAGGGGCATATTCATCATCAAAAGGACGCTCGTCCCGATGGTGCGTGTCCAGCACGTGGATACCGTCCAGGGACCGATCTTGAAGAAGTACGGTCTTTCGACGATCACCATCTCCACAGCTGCAACGGTGCATGAAATCCCTGCCCTCGACACGGAGGAAGCGGATGGACTGAGGGATTCCATATCCCAGCTGGCAAGGGTGGCGGAAGATGATGTCTGA